A genomic segment from Triticum dicoccoides isolate Atlit2015 ecotype Zavitan chromosome 1A, WEW_v2.0, whole genome shotgun sequence encodes:
- the LOC119293666 gene encoding sister chromatid cohesion 1 protein 1-like → MAATLHAKINRKRLDKLDIIKICEEILNPSVPMALRLSGILMGGVVIVYERKVKLLYDDVSRLLIEINEAWKIRPAVDHTVLPKGKAQAKYEAVTLPENAMDMEVEQPVLFTDTDTARFRGMRLEDLDEQYVNVNLDDDDISRADRHHQAEAVNITLVDNFESGLAETDIFNRFERFDIADDDTTVHITLDEHPEAPSTLVPSPPRPEDPPQQREQCAAPSSIREEPQQGDSLKEQEEQKTTEQQPTKRAKRKARGKGPQVIMDNQIMIPGNVYQSWLKDPSSLISKRRQVRSKINPIKAIKIGELMDLPPSALMSCSDDSQEIYYPQQLMQLWKECTKVKPPKPSSSSGDTSSSSSQEKQPRNSPPQPQGDQNEMGAQPMGFTPMDFTDGIEKMRANKSGEFEGVFDGPHGDPSVTPGSPGLSRRSASSSGGSGRGGFLPLDPEILLQSGSGRAKRRQLSSGRSLGNLDPVEEEFPMEQEGRECKLRRLSDIEPTPDLMVETEPTQTPFTKQSSPPDHITESIHSYLKLHFESPDAPPSESLSQLTYGMNTAQAARLFYQTCVLATLDSIKVTQVEPYGPILISRGTNM, encoded by the exons ATGGCCGCCACGCTCCACGCCAAGATCAACCGCAAGCGCCTCGACAAGCTCGACATCATCAAAATCTG CGAGGAGATCCTCAACCCGTCGGTGCCCATGGCGCTCAGGCTCTCCGGGATCCTCATGG GTGGCGTGGTGATCGTGTACGAGAGGAAGGTGAAGCTTCTCTACG ATGACGTGTCCCGTCTCCTG ATTGAGATCAACGAGGCGTGGAAGATCAGGCCGGCCGTGGACCACACCGTCCTCCCCAAGGGCAAGGCTCAAGCCAA GTATGAAGCAGTAACACTGCCAGAGAACGCGATGGATATGGAGGTGGAGCAGCCCGTGCTTTTCACAGATACTGATACTGCCAGGTTCCGGGGAATG CGCCTGGAGGATTTGGATGAACAGTATGTCAATGTCAACCTGGATGATGATGACATCTCTCGCGCCGACCGTCATCATCAAG CTGAGGCAGTCAACATTACCCTGGTCGATAATTTTGAGTCTGGTCTTGCTGAAACTGACATCTTCAATCGTTTTGAGAG ATTTGACATAGCAGATGATGACACCACAGTCCATATTACTCTCGATGAACACCCAGAGGCTCCAAGTACACTAGTTCCCTCTCCACCAAGGCCAGAAGACCCTCCTCAACAACGGGAACAGTGTGCTGCCCCATCCTCCATCCGCGAAGAACCTCAACAAG GGGATTCATTGAAGGAGCAAGAGGAGCAGAAGACGACG GAGCAACAACCAACTAAACGAGCAAAGAGGAAAGCACGCGGCAagggcccccaagtgatcatggacaACCAGATAATGATCCCAGGAAATGTATATCAGTCATGGTTGAAGGACCCATCAAGCCTCATCTCTAAAAGGCGTCAAGTCAGGAGT AAAATCAATCCTATTAAGGCAATTAAGATAGGCGAGCTCATGGACTTGCCACCGTCTGCCCTAATGTCTTGCTCCGATGACTCACAAGAGATATATTACCCTCAGCAGCTTATGCAGCTCTGGAAGGAATGCACCAAAGTCAAGCCCCCAAAGCCCTCATCTTCTTCAG GAgatacatcatcatcatcatcacaagaAAAGCAGCCGAGAAACTCTCCGCCTCAG CCTCAAGGAGATCAGAATGAAATGGGAGCTCAACCAATGGGCTTCACACCAATGGACTTCACAGATGGCATTGAAAAGATGAGAGCAAACAAGAGTGGAGAATTTGAAGGTGTTTTTGATGGTCCGCATGGTGACCCTAGTGTTACACCTGGAAGTCCTG GGCTAAGTCGCAGGTCAGCTTCAAGCTCTGGTGGCTCTGGAAGGGGGGGATTTCTGCCATTGGATCCAGAAATACTGTTACAATCTGGAAGCGGAAG GGCCAAGAGGAGGCAGCTTTCATCTGGACGGAGCTTGGGGAACCTTGATCCAGTTGAAGAGGAATTCCCAATGGAGCAGGAAGGGAGGGAGTGCAAGCTGAGAAGGCTTTCAGATATTGAACCAACTCCTG ATCTTATGGTAGAAACAGAACCCACTCAAACCCCGTTCACAAAGCAATCCAGTCCTCCCGATCACATCACTGAATCAATTCACTC GTACCTAAAGCTCCACTTCGAGAGCCCGGATGCCCCGCCGTCTGAATCGCTAAGCCAGCTAACTTATGGGATGAATACAGCACAGGCTGCCCGCCTATTCTATCAAACATGTG TCTTAGCAACGCTCGACAGCATCAAGGTCACGCAGGTGGAACCATACGGGCCCATCCTGATCTCGAGGGGCACAAACATGTGA